The following coding sequences lie in one Rhodospirillaceae bacterium genomic window:
- a CDS encoding BAX inhibitor (BI)-1/YccA family protein — translation MTSAQADAAPIDAGLRKYMLQVYNYMASGVLLTGIVAGAVASSPAAIEMIFGSGLSL, via the coding sequence ATGACGTCGGCCCAGGCTGACGCGGCACCAATCGATGCTGGCCTGCGGAAGTATATGCTGCAGGTCTATAACTACATGGCATCCGGCGTGCTGCTGACGGGCATTGTCGCCGGTGCTGTTGCATCATCCCCAGCTGCGATCGAGATGATTTTCGGCTCTGGTCTGAGCTTGG
- a CDS encoding ABC transporter permease, with protein sequence MNGAGLALRLALRELRAELRGGLTGFRIFLACLALGVAAIAGVGTLSEAFVGGLKDDSRNLLGGDVDLRLLHRTASAEQLDYLKLQSKKFSSAVRMRAMASKPDTPEERALVELKAVDGVYPLVGSMVLRPAQPLAELMRTKNGVAGAVADGNLLSKLGLKTGDTVKVGDAMYQIRGVILKEPDRAASVFNLGPRLMIDQSTLKQTGLVRPGSQIRYHYRVTLENPKTGKSWVEALTKAFPSAGWRIRGVDEAAPGIRRFIERMTLFFSFVGLTSLLVGGIGIANAVSSYLESRTDSIATFKCLGAPGNLVFKIYMLQILMLGAFGTVLGLSLGIGLPAVTLGILAEMLPVIPRAGVYLGPIWIAAAFGMATTLTFALLPLARAREIPAQHLFRRQVNAISGWPQKRYRVALLISVIGLAVLTLLTTSDRYFAAWFIGCAIATLAVLRLSAVGVMAAARRVKNPPGAVGRLVLANLHRPGAATPSIFLSLGLGLTVLVAIALIEGNLSRQVNERLPEQAPAFFFIDIQPQQVQAFDQAVKSVPGTSGFRRVPSLRGRIVRIAGKPVKEVKIAPETAWAVRGDRALTYAALQPKDTKVVDGKWWPENYRGEPLISFDAGLARGFGIGVGDTLTLNILGREVTAKIGSLREIDWRSLRFDFAIIFAPGTLEGAPHTHIAAIEVPRSGENAVERALSKNFTNVSAIRVREALQAAATILAGIGTAIRGAASIAILAGALVLAGAVAAGHRRRIYDAVVFKVLGATRNNVMKAYLLEYGILGLATGIIAAAVGSVTAWAVVVHLMHSDWTYLPEVAGLTVLLCMVVTLALGFTGTWRALGQHAAPHLRNE encoded by the coding sequence ATGAACGGCGCGGGTCTCGCACTTCGGCTTGCCCTACGTGAACTTCGCGCTGAACTCCGGGGCGGTCTCACAGGATTTCGCATATTTCTCGCCTGTTTGGCCTTGGGTGTGGCGGCCATTGCCGGCGTCGGCACCCTGAGCGAGGCCTTTGTTGGTGGTCTGAAGGATGATTCAAGAAATCTTTTGGGAGGCGACGTCGATCTTCGCCTGCTCCATCGGACAGCGTCCGCGGAACAATTAGATTATTTAAAGCTCCAGTCGAAAAAGTTTTCATCCGCCGTTCGCATGCGGGCAATGGCCTCTAAGCCTGACACACCAGAGGAACGCGCACTCGTGGAATTAAAGGCGGTGGACGGCGTTTACCCCTTGGTTGGGAGCATGGTTTTACGGCCTGCCCAACCGCTTGCTGAATTAATGAGAACGAAAAACGGCGTGGCGGGGGCTGTGGCCGATGGCAACCTCCTCTCCAAACTAGGTCTCAAGACAGGAGATACGGTCAAAGTTGGCGACGCAATGTACCAAATTAGGGGCGTTATCCTGAAAGAACCTGATCGCGCGGCGTCCGTCTTCAATTTAGGCCCTCGGCTAATGATAGACCAGAGCACCCTGAAACAAACCGGCTTGGTGCGACCCGGCAGCCAAATTCGCTACCATTACAGGGTAACACTCGAGAATCCCAAAACCGGCAAAAGTTGGGTCGAGGCCCTGACGAAAGCCTTCCCATCTGCGGGCTGGCGCATTCGGGGAGTGGACGAAGCGGCCCCAGGCATCCGCCGGTTTATCGAACGAATGACTTTGTTTTTTTCCTTCGTCGGCCTGACGTCCTTGCTGGTGGGGGGAATTGGAATTGCCAATGCGGTCAGCAGTTACCTGGAAAGTCGAACCGATAGCATTGCGACGTTCAAATGCCTGGGCGCGCCTGGAAATTTGGTTTTTAAAATTTATATGCTGCAGATCCTTATGCTCGGTGCCTTTGGGACGGTACTTGGCTTGAGCCTGGGGATTGGCCTACCCGCCGTTACGCTCGGCATCTTGGCGGAGATGCTGCCGGTCATTCCACGTGCCGGCGTATATCTAGGCCCAATTTGGATCGCCGCAGCGTTTGGAATGGCGACGACCCTGACCTTTGCCCTACTGCCGCTGGCCCGAGCACGAGAAATCCCAGCACAGCACCTGTTTCGCCGCCAGGTGAACGCTATTTCCGGATGGCCGCAAAAGCGTTATCGAGTTGCGTTATTAATCTCCGTCATCGGCTTGGCCGTGTTAACCCTGCTCACTACCTCCGACCGTTATTTCGCGGCGTGGTTCATTGGGTGCGCGATTGCGACACTGGCGGTCCTACGATTGAGCGCCGTTGGCGTTATGGCAGCGGCGCGGCGGGTTAAAAATCCGCCGGGTGCCGTGGGACGGTTGGTCTTAGCAAACCTGCACCGGCCCGGTGCCGCAACGCCCAGCATATTTTTGTCCCTAGGTTTGGGCCTCACTGTCCTGGTCGCCATTGCCTTGATTGAGGGCAACCTCAGCCGCCAAGTCAACGAGCGCCTTCCGGAACAAGCGCCCGCATTCTTTTTCATCGATATTCAACCGCAACAAGTTCAAGCCTTCGACCAAGCCGTAAAGTCGGTCCCCGGCACCAGCGGATTTAGGCGGGTTCCGAGTCTTCGAGGGCGGATTGTTCGTATCGCTGGAAAGCCCGTTAAGGAAGTGAAGATTGCACCTGAAACCGCTTGGGCTGTGCGTGGTGACCGGGCTTTGACTTATGCCGCACTGCAGCCCAAGGACACTAAGGTTGTGGATGGCAAATGGTGGCCGGAAAACTACCGAGGGGAGCCGTTAATTTCCTTCGATGCTGGCTTGGCCCGAGGATTTGGCATCGGTGTCGGCGATACTTTGACCCTGAACATTCTGGGCCGGGAGGTCACCGCCAAGATTGGCAGCTTACGCGAAATTGATTGGCGGTCACTGCGGTTTGATTTTGCTATCATCTTTGCGCCGGGAACCTTGGAAGGCGCACCTCATACGCATATCGCGGCGATTGAGGTCCCCCGCAGCGGCGAAAACGCGGTCGAGAGAGCACTTTCAAAAAACTTTACCAATGTTTCCGCCATTCGGGTTCGTGAAGCCTTGCAAGCCGCTGCAACAATTTTAGCTGGAATTGGAACTGCCATCCGAGGGGCGGCAAGCATTGCAATTCTGGCCGGAGCCCTGGTCCTAGCCGGAGCCGTCGCTGCAGGCCACCGGCGGCGGATTTATGATGCGGTTGTGTTCAAGGTCTTGGGCGCCACCCGCAACAACGTCATGAAAGCCTATCTGCTGGAATATGGTATTCTAGGCCTAGCCACCGGGATTATTGCCGCCGCCGTTGGGTCGGTGACCGCCTGGGCTGTGGTCGTGCATTTAATGCATTCAGATTGGACGTATCTGCCGGAGGTAGCTGGGCTCACCGTGCTGCTGTGTATGGTGGTAACCCTGGCTCTCGGGTTCACGGGCACCTGGCGGGCTTTGGGCCAACACGCGGCTCCCCACCTCAGAAATGAGTAG